One window of Nicotiana tomentosiformis chromosome 11, ASM39032v3, whole genome shotgun sequence genomic DNA carries:
- the LOC138901172 gene encoding uncharacterized protein translates to MWLHQGSALSSFLFAMAMDVLTQHIQGEVPWCMLFADDIVLIDEIRSRLNAKVEVWRQTLESKGFKLSRTKTEYLDCKFSDSTHEAKVDVKLDTQVIPKNDSFKYLGFVIQSNGEIDEDITHRIGAGWIK, encoded by the coding sequence ATGTGGTTACATCAGGGTTCAGCTCTTAGCTCATTTTTGTTTGCTATGGCAATGGATGTGCTGACGCaacacatccaaggggaggtgccatggtgtatgttatttgcagatgacataGTGCTGATTGACGAGATACGTAGTAGGCTCAATGCTAAggtggaggtttggagacagaccctggagtctaaaggttttaaGTTGAGTAGAACGAAAACAGAATACTTGGATTGCAAATTCAGTGACAGTACTCATGAAGCAAAAGTGGACGTGAagcttgatacacaagtcatccccaagaatGATAGTTTTAAATATCTTGGGTTTGTTATCCAAAGCAATGGGGAAATTGACGAGGATATTACACATCGTATTGGAGCAGGGTGGATAAAATAA